A genomic segment from Salvia splendens isolate huo1 chromosome 13, SspV2, whole genome shotgun sequence encodes:
- the LOC121762732 gene encoding O-glucosyltransferase rumi homolog, with the protein MEPRQSLPENLPEIATLPGSCPEYFRWIQQDLRHWRETGITEAMVEKARRTAHFRLTISGGKMYVEKFRQSIQTRDLFTMWGFVQLMRLYPGRLPDLELMFDCDDRPVVPEAEIGREPPPVFRYCSDSRSLDIVFPDWSFWGWAEINIRPWRSMLKAIKEGNAKTRWEDRVPYAYWKGNPNVCPWRGELMQCNATDQNDWNARLYVQNWDAESKEGFQHSNIEDQCTHRYKIYIEGWGWSVSEKYIFACDSPTLLMTLRWHDFFIRGMTPQKHYWPVKDSDKCRSLKFAVEWGNNHTAKAKAIGERGSRFIHEDMKMEYVYDYIFHLLDEYAKLLRYKPKVPPNAVEVCSACSADGNWRKFMEESMEKSGSDSGPCTMPPPYEDQEFKVLVDEQAKATRQVEAWEEQY; encoded by the exons ATGGAACCGCGCCAAAGTCTGCCCGAAAACCTACCTGAAATCGCAACCCTGCCCGGATCCTGCCCGGAATACTTCCGATGGATCCAACAGGACTTGCGCCACTGGAGGGAGACCGGAATCACCGAGGCTATGGTGGAGAAGGCGCGGCGAACGGCGCATTTCCGCCTGACGATTTCTGGCGGGAAAATGTATGTGGAGAAATTCCGGCAGTCTATCCAGACGCGTGATCTGTTCACGATGTGGGGATTCGTGCAGCTGATGAGATTGTACCCTGGTAGATTGCCGGATTTGGAGCTGATGTTCGACTGCGATGACCGGCCCGTCGTGCCGGAGGCGGAGATCGGGCGTGAGCCACCGCCGGTGTTTCGCTACTGCTCGGATTCGCGGAGCTTGGATATCGTCTTCCCGGATTGGTCGTTTTGGGGCTG GGCAGAGATAAATATAAGGCCATGGAGAAGTATGTTGAAGGCAATTAAAGAAGGGAATGCGAAGACGAGATGGGAGGACAGAGTGCCCTATGCCTACTGGAAGGGGAATCCGAACGTATGCCCTTGGCGGGGTGAGCTTATGCAGTGCAATGCCACTGATCAAAATGACTGGAACGCGCGCCTCTATGTTCAA AACTGGGATGCAGAGTCGAAAGAAGGATTTCAGCACTCCAATATAGAAGATCAGTGCACCCACCG GTATAAGATTTACATAGAAGGATGGGGGTGGTCCGTGAGCGAAAAGTACATATTTGCCTGCGACTCGCCTACCTTGCTAATGACGCTGCGCTGGCATGATTTCTTCATAAGGGGGATGACCCCTCAAAAACATTACTGGCCTGTCAAAGACAGTGACAAATGCAGGTCACTCAAATTTGCTGTTGAATGGGGCAACAATCACACTGCAAAG GCAAAGGCGATTGGAGAAAGGGGGAGCCGGTTTATCCACGAGGATATGAAGATGGAGTATGTGTATGACTACATATTCCATCTGCTAGATGAGTACGCGAAGCTGTTGAGGTACAAGCCGAAGGTCCCTCCAAACGCAGTGGAAGTGTGCTCGGCGTGCTCAGCAGATGGGAACTGGAGAAAGTTCATGGAAGAATCCATGGAGAAGTCAGGTAGTGATTCGGGTCCATGCACAATGCCTCCACCTTATGAGGATCAAGAATTCAAGGTTTTGGTTGATGAACAGGCCAAGGCAACAAGACAAGTTGAAGCATGGGAAGAACAGTATTGA